In the genome of Massilia sp. UMI-21, the window GCTGAGGCAAGCCCTTGTTTGACACCGAATGCAGAATCCTGCGCCCATGCGTGCGCCGCTTCGAGAAAATCCTGTATTGAATCATTCTCCCAGCCGTTCTGAACTTCGCCGGCTGCATCCGCTGCTGTGTGGTCCGCTACACGACGGTCGTCCGCTAGCGCCTCGACGAACGCAAGGAAGGTGCTCTCATCCACGACCGCTTCAAGGTAATCGTTCAAGTTCATCCAGAGACCTCAGCCTAAGTTTCATCGCAACTCATCATCGAACCATACATCTTCGTGTCCCGGTGCCAGTTGCACTCGCCAACCAGGCGAGAGCGCAAGATAGGGTACAAGCGCCGGGCATTTTTCGGGAAGGTGGGAAACGTGCAAAGGAGCGAAAAAGTCCGGCGACGTCGACATTTCACCACCCCAGATATACCAACCGCAGGTTCCTTCATTCGGCGGAAGGCGAAGTGCGTTTAGAGGCAGTATTTGCAGACTGTCCAACGCTATTCCAACTTTCTGAGTTTCTTTCGTCGGAACGAAGTCTGAGCTGAATCGTTGGCAAATCGCTAGTTGCTCATCTACGAAATTCATCTCATCGCTCCAGATTTCGTTACAACTCAGTATTGCAACGGCGATTGCCATATAGCGCGCTATAACCGTTGAAGCAATACCGCCCCGTGTTGCAAGTTTAACAGGTTGACGTAGCCCAGCGGCTCGTCATGACGGCCAATTTCATCAATCGCGTGCCCTTTCGCAGGCGGCGCCACCCGTTCTCTACGGTCTACGCGTTTTGCATGTCCTCGATATAAATCCCGTGGCTTAACTACCGCGTGGACTGGCCCCGCCCGGTCCTTCGGGCCACGTCGTTCCGAGATTTCGGAATCGCGTTCGCTATACGAAAAATCCTAACCATGCAAAGAGCAAGCCAAGCAAAGAAAGTACACACCTCTGCAATCTCCGATTGCGGCGCATTCGCGCCTGAAACCCGCGCCAATACTGGCTTTGCGGGTGGACCGTCCTCGATTTCGGCGGTCCACAAACAGGCCACGCAGCGCGGTACCGCAGTACCACGGACAACCGCGCGCAGCCGGTTCATCAAGGTCCGCGTTTCGCCGGACGAATACTCAGCAATTGCCCGTCAAGCAGACATCGCCAGCCAGCCGATGAGCGAGTACGTACGCGAGCAAGTGCTCGCGGTCCACAAGACCCTCGACTTGAAGGCTGAGTTGGCAACCCTCCGTGGTCTGCTCGATACGCCAGCCCAGTCCACGGGCGACACGCTGGCTCTGGAAGCTGTGTTGCTCCTGCGCGAACTCGCAGCGGCCCGGGATGCGCAAATCCTGTCGCGCGTGCGCGCGCAACTGGCCCAGCGAAATGGAGGGAAAGCATGAATATCCGCGACCCATTTCTGAACAGCATCCGTATCGTGCTCGACCGCGCGGCTGTGTGGACGGCGCTGACCGGGGCAAACTTTATGGTCATCTGGGCAGCAGTATGGCAGCGTGGCCTTGGGCTTCGCTGGTCGGTCGGCGTCAAGCAGCTTGAGTCCATTGTCACGGGAACGGCAACTCCCCTGACCCAAACGCTGTTTGTGCTCACCTTCGCCGTTGCCGTGCTAGCGACCAGTGGGGTATGCGTATGGCTCTTCACACGCTGGCGACGCCAGGGAGAGCTACAGGGCGCGCACCTCCGCGGCCCCAGGCTGGAGGCTTGAGATGCAGCAGTTCGACACCCTCACTTTGGCCGGCATCCCGCTACCACGAGAAATCGAGCCCCTGCATTGGCTGTTGACCGGCACCACCGGTGCTGGCAAGACTACTGCCATCTCGGAGCTGCTCGACGGCACCCGCGCTCGTGGCGACCGGTGCATTATCTGTGACCCCAACGGCGGATATCTCGCGCATCATGCCCAGGATGGCGACAGGCTGCTGAATCCGTTCGACAGCCGGAGCGAACGCTGGTCTCTGTTCAACGAGTTCCGCAAGGACTTCGATGCGGAGCGCCTTGCCCGGAGCGTCGTCCCTGACGGGCACGGCGAAAGCGCTGCTTGGCATGGCTACGCACAGACGCTACTGGGCGAAATCCTCCGCGCCCTGGTCCGTACCGGCGAAACATCGACGGACAGGCTGCTCTACTGGGCCAGCATCGCACCAGCAAGCGAACTTGCCCAGCTATTGGCGGGCACGGCGACGGCGGGACTCTTCGACCCGGAAGCAGCGAAGGCGCTTGCGTCTACCAGGTTTGTCCTGGCGGCGCGGCTTGCACCCCAACGCTATCTCGCGCCGGGTGCATTCTCCCTGCGGAGCTGGCTGGAGAACGAGCCGGGCAGTCTGTTCCTCACTTGGCGCTCCGACATGCAGACGGCACTTGCCCCGCTCATGGGAACTTGGGTGGACGTACTTGCCAATGGCGTGCTCTCGCTGCCACCGGACCCGGCACGGCGTATCTGGCTCATTGCCGACGAACTCGCCGCCCTCGGGTCTCTCGCATCGCTTGAATCAGCACTGACCTTGGGACGCAAGCACGGGCTCTGCGTGGTCGCAGGCGTCCAGAGCACGGCCCAGCTTGACGGGCTTTATGGGAAGGACACCGCGACGGTGTTGCGTAGCTGCTTCCGGAACCTCATGGTTCTGGCCATTTCGCGTACCGACCCGGACACTTGCGATGCACTGTCCCGGTCCTTGGGCGAATGCGAAATACAGCGGCCCGACGCCTCGCGTTCACAAGGCACGCAGGGGACCAGCCGTGGCACCAGCCTGCAGACGGCGCAGGAGCGGCTTGTCTTGCCGTCGGAAATCGCAGGACTACCCAGCTTACAGGGCTATCTGACGCTTGCCGGCGACAGCCTTGTGCGCAAAGTGCGCTTACTGCCGCAAATTCGCGATGTCGTCACAGAGGCATACCAGGAGGAGGCCGCATGCTGAGCCTTGCCAAAGTGACCTCGGGTGATGCCGCTGCCAGCTACTACGAGAGTGCTGACGATTACTACTCGGAAGATGGACAGGCCGCCAGCGCCTGGTGGGGCACGGGCGCGGAGGCACTGTGTCTCGCTGGCGTCGTGGATACCCCGACGTTCAAAGCGCTTCTCGATGGCAAGCTACCGGATGGCACAACAATGCATCATGGCGGCGACGGGGAGCGCCGGGCCGGTTCAGACCTGACGTTCAGTGCACCGAAG includes:
- a CDS encoding type IV secretion system DNA-binding domain-containing protein codes for the protein MQQFDTLTLAGIPLPREIEPLHWLLTGTTGAGKTTAISELLDGTRARGDRCIICDPNGGYLAHHAQDGDRLLNPFDSRSERWSLFNEFRKDFDAERLARSVVPDGHGESAAWHGYAQTLLGEILRALVRTGETSTDRLLYWASIAPASELAQLLAGTATAGLFDPEAAKALASTRFVLAARLAPQRYLAPGAFSLRSWLENEPGSLFLTWRSDMQTALAPLMGTWVDVLANGVLSLPPDPARRIWLIADELAALGSLASLESALTLGRKHGLCVVAGVQSTAQLDGLYGKDTATVLRSCFRNLMVLAISRTDPDTCDALSRSLGECEIQRPDASRSQGTQGTSRGTSLQTAQERLVLPSEIAGLPSLQGYLTLAGDSLVRKVRLLPQIRDVVTEAYQEEAAC